In Uranotaenia lowii strain MFRU-FL chromosome 2, ASM2978415v1, whole genome shotgun sequence, one genomic interval encodes:
- the LOC129745078 gene encoding tRNA N(3)-methylcytidine methyltransferase METTL6 produces the protein MADENESNLFESRKSTAFNLDDAVTNSTKVLSEAEQRLLQEQNKRMVSDFQSRKLELEARKHWDLFYKRNETRFFKDRHWTTREFEELLCDGTTSGSGATAELKRLLEIGCGVGNLVFPLLEEGIGHYFIYACDLSPRAVELVKQHNLYNEQHIKAFPCDITTDDVFQTVEPGSLDLITSIFVLSAIHPGKFATVARNLFRLLKPGGMVLFRDYGLYDMAQLRFKAGNKIGENFYMRQDGTRSYFFADAEVERLFRDAGFETVVNNYIHRRTVNPKEGIDVPRIFVQSKFRKPDG, from the coding sequence ATGGCAGACGAGAACGAATCGAATCTTTTTGAATCCCGTAAAAGCACTGCTTTCAATTTGGATGACGCCGTAACTAACAGCACCAAAGTTCTGTCGGAAGCGGAACAAAGGCTGTTACAGGAGCAGAACAAACGGATGGTCTCGGACTTCCAGTCGCGAAAGCTTGAGCTGGAAGCCCGCAAACACTGGGACTTGTTTTACAAACGTAACGAGACCCGATTCTTCAAGGATCGTCACTGGACGACACGAGAATTTGAGGAGCTGCTTTGTGACGGAACGACTTCCGGATCCGGTGCGACAGCAGAACTGAAGCGATTGCTGGAAATAGGATGCGGCGTGGGTAACTTGGTATTTCCGCTATTAGAAGAAGGAATCGGACATTATTTCATCTATGCATGCGATTTGTCTCCACGTGCTGTTGAGCTGGTGAAGCAACATAACCTATACAATGAGCAACACATCAAAGCCTTCCCATGCGATATAACGACTGACGATGTGTTCCAGACTGTTGAACCCGGGAGCTTGGATTTGATTACCTCGATTTTTGTGTTGTCTGCCATTCACCCGGGCAAATTTGCTACAGTAGCCCGCAATTTGTTCCGGTTGTTGAAACCTGGCGGAATGGTGCTGTTCCGGGACTATGGTCTGTACGATATGGCCCAGCTACGCTTCAAAGCCGGTAACAAGATAGGTGAAAACTTCTACATGCGGCAAGATGGCACGAGAAGTTATTTCTTTGCCGATGCAGAAGTTGAGCGTTTGTTCCGAGATGCTGGATTTGAAACCGTAGTAAATAACTACATTCATCGAAGGACCGTTAATCCGAAGGAAGGCATTGATGTGCCTAGGATATTCGTGCAGAGCAAATTTCGGAAGCCCGATGGATGA